The nucleotide sequence AGGAGCTCGCGGGCCTCGGCCCGGCAGACGCCGTGCTGCTGGTGGCCTTCCGCCGCCGGCCGTCCGGGGTGGGGCTCGTGCTCGACGCGCTCGCGACGCGCGGGGTGCCGACCGTGCTGGTGTCGGATCCTGCGTTCCGTCCTGCCCTCGGCGCCGGGGTGCACCTGACCTGCCCAGTGGAAGCCACGGGGGCCTTCGACTCGTACGCCGCCGCCATGAGCCTGGCGCAGCTGATCGCCGTGCGGGTGCTGGCGCTCGGCGGGGGAGCGGGGCGGGCGCGCGTGGCGGACGTCACGGCGCTCTACGGCGAGCTCGGCGAGCTGGAGTAGCGCCCTCGTCGTCGTCGCCTCGCCGGACCTCTCCCGTCGGCCTGGCCCCAGCTTGCGCCTTCCCGTTCGGTAATTCAGGCCCCTCTCGTCGGGCATGTGCGCGCGGGCGCATGGCCACGCGCGGCGGCCGTCCGGCGGCGCACGAGGAGCCTGAATTACCGAGAGGGAGACGCCCGGCGATCGCGTCGGCCCGGCGATCGCGCCATCCGGGCGGCGGCCGCGCGGCGACGCCCCGAGAGCCCGGCTAGCGGCGGCGCAGCAGCTGCCCGCGCGCCTGGTCGCCGACGAGGGCGCCGGCCAGCCACGCGCGCGACACCTCGCCACGCAGCTCGGTGCCGTCGAACGCGCTCACCGGGTTCTTGTGGGCGAGCTCGCTCGCCGCGACGGTGAAGGTGCGGTCGGGCGCGAAGGCCACGAGGTCGGCCTTCGAGCCGGGCGCGATGCGGCCGAGGTGGCCGAGGCCCACGAGGTCGGCGGTGTTCGTCGACATCCACTTCACCACGGTCGACAGGGGGATCCTGCGGGCCGCCGCCCCCGTCCAGACCGCTCGGAACGACAGCTCGAGCCCCGAGATGCCGCCCCAGGCGAGCTCGAAGTCGCCGTCGCCGGCGAACTTCAGCGCCGCCGTCGAGGGGGAGTGGTCGCTGGCGACGAGGTCGATGGTGCCGTCGACGAGGGCGCCCCAGAGCAGCTCCTGGTTGGCGTGGTCGCGGATCGGCGGGCAGCACTTGTACTGCGTCGCGCCGTCGTCGATGTGCTCTTCGTCGAACGTGAGGTAGTGCGGGCAGGTCTCGACGGTGAGGCGCAGGCCCTCGTCTTTCGCGCGGCGGATCATGGGCAGCGCGGCGGCCGACGACAGGTGCAGGATGTGCGCCCGGCCTCCGGTCCGTCGCACGGCGTCGATCACGTGGGCGATCGCCGACTCCTCCGACTCGTCGGGGCGCGAGCGCACGAAGGCGGCGTACGAGGTGCCCTCGGTCGCGGGGGCGGCGTCGAGGGTCGCAGGATCCTCCGCATGCACGATCAGCAGACCGTCGAACGCGGCGATCTCGTCCATCGCCTGATTCAGCTGCTCGGTCGACAGGTGTGGGAACTCGTCGACGCCCGACGGCGAGAGGAACGCCTTGAAGCCGAAGACCCCGGCCTCCCAGAGCTCGCGAAGGTGTCCGAGCGACGACGGGATCGCGCCGCCCCAGAAGCCGACGTCGATGACGGCCTGCGGTGCCGCGGCCTCGCGCTTGAGGGCGAGCGCCTCCGGCGTCGTGGTCGGCGGGATGCTGTTGAGCGGCATGTCGACGATCGTGGTGACGCCGCCGTTCGCCGCCGCGCGGGTGGCGGTGGCGAAGCCCTCCCACTCGGTGCGGCCCGGCTCGTTGACGTGCACGTGCGTGTCGACGATTCCGGGGATCAGCACCTCGTCGTCGGCGAGCTGGACGTCCGACTCCGTCTCGACGATGGCGTCGGGCTCCAGGATCGCGACGACCCGGTCTCCGATCACGGCGACGGCCGCCGGCTGGAACTCCCCGTCGACGAGGACTCGGCTGCTGCGGACGACGAGGTCGTAGTTCATGCCCCGATCGTAGGCCCCGCGCTTTTCGAGCACGTTTCGTGCCGTGCCGCGGCGGTCAGTTCGCGGCGATGCGCAGCGCTTCGAGGTCGCGGGCCGAGAATGCGATCAGGGTGACGGTGTCGAGCGCGTCCGGGTGCTCAGCGATCCACGAGCGGATCGTGTCGACGGCGACACTCGATGCATCGGCCATCGGGTAGCCGTAGGCGCCGGTCGAGATGGAAGGGAAGGCGATGGTGCGGTAGTCGGCTCCTGCGGCCAGGTCGAGGGAGCTCCGGTAGCACGACGCGAGCAGGACCTCGTTCTCATCGGCGGAATGCTGCCGGTAGATGGGGCCGACAGCGTGCACGATCGCCTTGGCCGTCGTGATCTCGAACGCGGGTGTCATCTTCGCCTCGCCCTGCGCGGCGCCGTGAAGTCGACGACATGCCTCGAGGAGCCGTGGCCCCGCCGCACGGTGGATCGCGCCGTCCACGCCGCCGCCACCCACGAGGCTCGAGTTCGCTGCATTCACGATGACGTCGGCTCGAAACGAGGTGATGTCTGCCTGTTGCACGGCGAGCTCGGTCATTCGTCCGTTCTACCCGACGGACGAATCCGTCGGCACGAGGCGGCAGCGGCGGCGCCACAGATCAGCCGGACAGGAGCCGCGACTGCCAGCCGCCCGTGTCGGCGGACCGCGTGAAGCGCAGCCGCCGCGAAGCCGTGCCGACACCCGGCGTCCAGAACGTCAGCTCGGTGGGCCGCACGACCACGCCGAACCAGGTGTCGGGCTGCTCGAAGCCGTCGGGGTGGGCGGCGGCGAACTCGGCCCACTGCTCGCGGCGCACCGAGTCCGGCAGCTCGGCGAACGCCGGAGTGTTCTGCCACGCGAGCTGCTGCAGGTACGGCGACCGGGCCCGGTACGCCCACGCCGACTCGTCGGGAGGGGCGATGGCGGCGACTCCGCGCACGACGAGCTGCCGGGGGAGTTCGGGCCAGAGCAGGGTGAGGGCGACGTGCGGTTCGGCTGCCAGCTGGGCGACTTTCGCTGATCCTGAGTCGGTGTGAAAGTACAGCCCCTGCTCGTCGTATTCGGTGAGCAGCACGGCTCGGGCGTCGGGGCGGCCGGCAGGAGTGATCGTCGACAGCGTCATCAGCGGGCGATCGGGCGCGTCGTTCGACGGGAGCCAGGCCTGGAGCAGCGCCCACGCCTCGTCGGGCATCGGCCTGCCCGCAGTGAACGTCACGGACTCGATGGTGGCACGTCGAGCAGCGGCGCGGTGTCGACCACTCCGTGCAGCGGCTCGGTACCGGGCAGGGCGGGGTGGTCGAAGGCGGCGATCTCGGCGAGGGCCGCGACCCCGGCGTCGACGGAGCGACGGAACAGCGTGGCTCCCCACGCAGCGGTCGCGCCCGACGCGTCGCCGACGACCCCGGCGGGCCCGAAGTCGTTCGACAGCCAGCCGAAGTGCACCGGGCCTCCGTTGAACTTCACGTGCTGAAGCGACTCCATGTGCGGCGGCACCCATCGCGACGCCCGCGACAGGTCGACCAGGTCGGGCCGCAGGTGCAGGATCATGGACGTCTCGCTGTGGCCACCGTGCACGCCGAACCCGTGCTCGTCGGGGCCGGAGAGACCCGGGCCGCCGTCGGCACCGCGCACACCGTCGCCCGACGGGATCGTCGGCCCCATCAGGAACGTCCGCAGCCCGAAACGCCGCCGGATCTCGCGCAGGGCGACCTGCAGCAGCGCGATGTTGCCGCCGTGGCCGTTGTAGAACACGAGCGTCTTCGCGGGGGTGGCCGCGATCGACCGCCCGATGTCGACGACCGTGTCGAGCAGCGTCGTCGCATTCAGCCACACGGTTCCGGGCGCCCAGAAGTGCTCGTCCGACTTCGTGTAGGCAAGGGCCGGCAGGATCCACACGTCCTGCCCCGCGCTCGCCGCCTCGTCGACGATCGCCGCCGAGATGAGGTCGGCCATGAGCCAGTCGGTCGAGAGCGGCAGGTGGGGGCCGTGGTGCTC is from Frondihabitans australicus and encodes:
- the allB gene encoding allantoinase AllB produces the protein MNYDLVVRSSRVLVDGEFQPAAVAVIGDRVVAILEPDAIVETESDVQLADDEVLIPGIVDTHVHVNEPGRTEWEGFATATRAAANGGVTTIVDMPLNSIPPTTTPEALALKREAAAPQAVIDVGFWGGAIPSSLGHLRELWEAGVFGFKAFLSPSGVDEFPHLSTEQLNQAMDEIAAFDGLLIVHAEDPATLDAAPATEGTSYAAFVRSRPDESEESAIAHVIDAVRRTGGRAHILHLSSAAALPMIRRAKDEGLRLTVETCPHYLTFDEEHIDDGATQYKCCPPIRDHANQELLWGALVDGTIDLVASDHSPSTAALKFAGDGDFELAWGGISGLELSFRAVWTGAAARRIPLSTVVKWMSTNTADLVGLGHLGRIAPGSKADLVAFAPDRTFTVAASELAHKNPVSAFDGTELRGEVSRAWLAGALVGDQARGQLLRRR
- a CDS encoding O-acetyl-ADP-ribose deacetylase; translation: MTELAVQQADITSFRADVIVNAANSSLVGGGGVDGAIHRAAGPRLLEACRRLHGAAQGEAKMTPAFEITTAKAIVHAVGPIYRQHSADENEVLLASCYRSSLDLAAGADYRTIAFPSISTGAYGYPMADASSVAVDTIRSWIAEHPDALDTVTLIAFSARDLEALRIAAN
- a CDS encoding pyridoxine/pyridoxamine 5'-phosphate oxidase; this translates as MTFTAGRPMPDEAWALLQAWLPSNDAPDRPLMTLSTITPAGRPDARAVLLTEYDEQGLYFHTDSGSAKVAQLAAEPHVALTLLWPELPRQLVVRGVAAIAPPDESAWAYRARSPYLQQLAWQNTPAFAELPDSVRREQWAEFAAAHPDGFEQPDTWFGVVVRPTELTFWTPGVGTASRRLRFTRSADTGGWQSRLLSG
- a CDS encoding creatininase family protein, which gives rise to MNRELVHLSGPALASTLGAGSIVVLPTGAIEHHGPHLPLSTDWLMADLISAAIVDEAASAGQDVWILPALAYTKSDEHFWAPGTVWLNATTLLDTVVDIGRSIAATPAKTLVFYNGHGGNIALLQVALREIRRRFGLRTFLMGPTIPSGDGVRGADGGPGLSGPDEHGFGVHGGHSETSMILHLRPDLVDLSRASRWVPPHMESLQHVKFNGGPVHFGWLSNDFGPAGVVGDASGATAAWGATLFRRSVDAGVAALAEIAAFDHPALPGTEPLHGVVDTAPLLDVPPSSP